From the genome of Virgibacillus siamensis, one region includes:
- the mgtE gene encoding magnesium transporter, giving the protein MEKNETVQLQWDELRQFLSSEQIDAFREKFLEIHPYDQALFFMDQPEAIRLEIYNFLSPEETADIMENIELEDIEPYFTEMDPRYAAMVFAEMSTDDAVDILNELDKDKVVSFLTIMDDEAAEEIKELLHYEEKTAGSIMTTEYMAIYQTQTVKETMAVLKEEAPEAETIYYMYVLDEDKHLVGVLSLRDLIIADNDVLIKEIMSEKIVSVSVAEDQEDVARMIRDYDFLALPVVDFQHHLLGIITVDDILDVMDEEASDDYSKLAGVSDMDRPNDTALLSAKKRLPWLIILLFLGMLTASLIGRFEDALSVAPVLAIFIPLIAGMAGNTGTQALAVAVRGLATGEYGKQGKLKLIVREALTGLITGTVCGIVITGIIYLWKGEFFLGVLVGLSIMATLIVATLAGSLVPIVMDKFHIDPAVASGPFITTINDIISILIYFGMATAFMSFLI; this is encoded by the coding sequence GTGGAAAAAAATGAAACCGTACAACTGCAGTGGGATGAACTTCGGCAGTTTTTGTCATCTGAACAGATTGACGCATTTCGGGAAAAATTTCTCGAAATACATCCATATGACCAGGCGCTGTTTTTCATGGATCAGCCAGAAGCAATACGGTTGGAGATATACAATTTTTTATCGCCTGAAGAAACAGCTGACATCATGGAAAATATTGAACTCGAAGACATTGAACCCTATTTCACGGAAATGGATCCGCGATATGCGGCGATGGTTTTCGCCGAAATGTCAACGGATGATGCGGTTGATATTTTAAACGAATTGGATAAAGATAAAGTCGTCAGTTTTTTGACCATCATGGATGATGAAGCAGCTGAAGAAATTAAAGAACTGCTTCATTATGAGGAAAAAACAGCCGGAAGTATCATGACGACAGAGTACATGGCCATTTACCAAACACAAACCGTAAAAGAGACAATGGCCGTGTTAAAGGAGGAAGCTCCGGAAGCGGAAACGATTTATTATATGTATGTGCTGGATGAAGATAAACATTTGGTTGGGGTACTGTCATTACGCGATTTGATTATTGCGGATAATGACGTGCTTATTAAGGAAATCATGAGTGAGAAGATTGTTTCGGTGTCCGTTGCCGAAGACCAGGAAGATGTTGCCCGGATGATTCGGGACTATGATTTCCTGGCATTGCCGGTTGTTGATTTTCAGCACCATTTACTCGGGATTATTACAGTTGATGATATTCTTGATGTCATGGATGAAGAAGCAAGTGATGACTACTCAAAACTTGCCGGGGTATCTGATATGGACAGGCCGAATGACACGGCATTGCTTTCAGCGAAAAAAAGACTGCCATGGCTTATTATTCTGCTGTTTCTTGGAATGCTTACCGCCAGTCTGATTGGCCGTTTTGAGGATGCATTAAGCGTGGCTCCGGTTCTCGCCATTTTTATTCCGCTTATTGCCGGAATGGCCGGAAACACTGGAACACAGGCACTTGCTGTAGCAGTAAGAGGGCTTGCAACAGGGGAATACGGCAAACAGGGCAAACTGAAATTAATTGTACGTGAAGCATTGACCGGACTGATAACAGGAACCGTGTGCGGTATCGTCATAACCGGCATTATTTATTTATGGAAAGGGGAATTTTTTCTGGGGGTTCTCGTTGGCCTTTCCATTATGGCAACCCTGATTGTGGCAACACTTGCCGGTTCGCTTGTACCAATCGTTATGGATAAATTCCATATTGATCCGGCCGTTGCATCCGGACCATTTATTACCACTATCAACGATATTATTTCAATCTTGATTTATTTTGGAATGGCAACTGCATTTATGAGCTTTTTAATCTAG
- a CDS encoding CotO family spore coat protein yields the protein MGQKKYAKSPLLYIHQPTIRTPEASMQHNYRTPKKSSGTAPEAGTSGGTGASGSMPKKKSPVRRPLKRENISKPEMNKGDEGETAGIIEPTGDDEKTDDEPKKFKDMTMRERIDYFLDKQHVPAMRCEIRTEERKYRGRIVDFQEQDVFMRVGRRKSTTKIPFDDILEIGLIGF from the coding sequence ATGGGACAGAAAAAGTATGCAAAAAGCCCATTACTTTATATCCATCAGCCAACAATACGAACACCGGAAGCATCAATGCAGCACAATTACCGGACACCGAAAAAAAGTTCCGGCACTGCGCCGGAAGCGGGAACGTCCGGCGGTACTGGTGCTTCGGGATCGATGCCAAAAAAGAAATCCCCAGTAAGGCGTCCGCTGAAACGGGAAAATATAAGCAAACCGGAAATGAATAAAGGAGATGAAGGAGAAACTGCGGGCATTATTGAACCGACGGGTGATGATGAAAAAACAGATGATGAGCCAAAAAAATTTAAGGACATGACAATGCGTGAACGAATCGACTATTTTCTGGATAAACAACATGTACCTGCAATGCGATGTGAAATCAGAACGGAGGAGCGGAAATACCGCGGCCGGATTGTCGACTTCCAGGAACAGGACGTTTTCATGCGTGTCGGCAGAAGAAAATCAACAACAAAAATCCCATTTGACGATATTTTGGAAATAGGCTTGATTGGCTTTTAA
- a CDS encoding CotY/CotZ family spore coat protein, with protein MGCGNCGKDFDTGNCVCDILKEIVDAQNDVVENCCDTSCERSISDLLGETDNGNGLDTVPVILYCKEGCKPFRGFGAHPDTIGDVEASFYFRVKKVMDDCCAVVELLRDPGDEDCCPDDPCCQYTESLSATGICLTVDLNCFCHVTCLPAISAFN; from the coding sequence ATGGGTTGTGGAAACTGTGGAAAAGATTTTGATACAGGGAACTGTGTTTGCGATATTCTAAAAGAGATAGTCGATGCACAAAACGATGTGGTTGAAAATTGCTGTGATACCAGCTGTGAGCGCTCCATCAGTGACTTACTCGGTGAAACAGATAATGGAAATGGTTTGGATACAGTACCTGTAATTCTTTACTGTAAAGAAGGATGCAAACCTTTCAGAGGCTTTGGTGCACATCCTGATACAATTGGCGATGTTGAGGCCAGCTTTTACTTCAGAGTGAAGAAGGTAATGGATGATTGCTGTGCTGTTGTCGAACTACTGAGAGATCCAGGCGATGAAGACTGCTGCCCGGATGATCCATGCTGCCAGTATACAGAATCACTAAGTGCAACTGGAATCTGCCTGACCGTTGATCTGAATTGCTTCTGTCATGTAACATGCCTGCCAGCAATTTCAGCATTTAACTAA
- a CDS encoding DUF421 domain-containing protein, protein MGNLMSILVETIFGFAVLFILTKVLGKTQIIQLTAFDFIAALVLGELVGNAIFDDKAGLVDIFFAVLVAGVILYVTEYITQRYKASRSMLEGQPSIIIHKGKLIREEMKKNKLDINQLQHLLRAKDAFSIQEVQYAILETDGTVSVLKKSAFQTPTRKDMNFQPESVMLPMLIINDGEVLWDNLEEAKLTKEWLENELKRQEVNSVKEVFFAEWIEGEQNLFIIPFENKDDQPT, encoded by the coding sequence ATGGGAAATTTAATGTCAATTCTGGTTGAGACCATATTTGGGTTTGCTGTGTTATTTATTTTAACCAAAGTACTTGGAAAAACGCAGATCATTCAGTTGACTGCGTTTGACTTTATCGCTGCACTTGTGCTGGGTGAACTAGTCGGTAATGCGATTTTCGACGATAAAGCCGGATTGGTGGATATCTTTTTCGCCGTTTTGGTGGCAGGCGTTATTTTATATGTCACCGAATACATCACACAACGGTATAAGGCATCCCGATCCATGCTGGAAGGACAACCCTCCATTATCATTCATAAGGGTAAATTGATACGGGAGGAAATGAAGAAAAATAAGCTGGATATCAACCAACTCCAGCATTTGCTTCGCGCAAAAGATGCCTTTTCCATACAGGAAGTCCAATATGCCATTTTGGAAACAGATGGTACTGTCTCCGTTCTAAAAAAATCTGCATTTCAAACTCCGACTAGGAAAGATATGAATTTCCAGCCGGAATCTGTAATGCTCCCAATGCTTATCATTAATGATGGTGAAGTTTTATGGGATAATCTTGAGGAAGCGAAATTGACGAAAGAATGGCTTGAGAACGAATTAAAAAGGCAGGAAGTCAACTCCGTGAAGGAAGTATTTTTCGCTGAATGGATTGAAGGAGAACAAAACTTATTCATTATCCCTTTTGAAAATAAAGACGATCAACCGACATAA
- a CDS encoding GNAT family N-acetyltransferase codes for MKIKVTGSDAEKQQAFDVRTKVFVDEQNVPPEEELDAFDEDQMTIHFIGHENDQLIAASRLRFVDTYGKLERICVLKEHRGNAHGTQLIGAMEARIQREGLTKSKLNAQTHAVDFYKRLGYEVVSGEFLDAGIPHVTMVKELN; via the coding sequence ATGAAAATTAAAGTAACTGGATCTGATGCAGAGAAACAGCAAGCATTTGATGTTCGTACGAAAGTTTTTGTAGATGAACAGAACGTCCCACCTGAAGAAGAACTGGATGCGTTTGATGAAGATCAAATGACGATTCATTTTATAGGTCATGAAAACGATCAGCTGATTGCTGCCAGCAGGCTTCGATTTGTTGACACCTATGGTAAACTTGAACGCATCTGTGTATTAAAGGAACATCGTGGAAACGCACATGGCACCCAATTAATAGGGGCAATGGAAGCCCGAATCCAGCGGGAAGGTCTCACGAAATCAAAATTAAATGCGCAGACACATGCAGTGGATTTTTACAAACGCCTCGGATATGAAGTAGTATCCGGTGAATTCCTGGACGCAGGCATCCCGCATGTGACAATGGTCAAAGAACTGAACTGA
- a CDS encoding YjcG family protein, with the protein MKYGIAIFPSKPVQDEINSYRKRYDPHYSMIPPHLTLKEAFEADDETIEKLITELKHIANSTDPFNLQVNKVSTFAPVTNTIYLKVEPVQELIDLFNKMQTGKFPENMEYNFVPHITIAQKLSHDEYSDVYGSLNMKDIQLEDKVDRFHLLYQLDNGAWTVYESFVFGKETI; encoded by the coding sequence ATGAAATATGGTATAGCCATTTTCCCATCAAAGCCTGTCCAAGACGAAATTAACTCATACAGAAAGCGTTATGATCCCCATTATTCAATGATTCCGCCGCACTTGACACTGAAGGAAGCGTTTGAAGCAGATGATGAAACAATTGAGAAACTTATTACAGAATTGAAGCATATTGCTAACAGCACAGATCCATTCAATCTGCAGGTTAATAAAGTCAGCACCTTTGCACCGGTAACGAATACAATTTATTTGAAGGTTGAACCGGTACAGGAACTGATTGATTTATTCAACAAAATGCAAACCGGAAAGTTTCCGGAAAATATGGAATACAACTTTGTCCCCCACATCACCATCGCGCAAAAACTGTCACATGATGAGTATTCCGATGTTTATGGAAGCTTGAATATGAAGGATATTCAGCTTGAGGACAAAGTGGACCGCTTCCACCTGCTCTATCAGCTTGACAATGGAGCATGGACCGTTTATGAATCATTTGTATTTGGAAAAGAAACCATATGA
- a CDS encoding alpha/beta hydrolase: protein MRRKGTMIDKEIESSYLNETMTLRLYQPESFSPLYKYHICIAHDGNDYYQLGRLATLSDKLHSSEEIANTIFVGIHYKNKYDRRKKYHPNGDQNREYIKFLVHEAVPFLDNLLPTYHMGQSRTLMGDSLAGTLALMTASNYPHTFSNVIMQSPYVDDTVIDAVQNAKGIDTIDIYHTIGTAETAVETTDGKVLDFVEPNRKLHKLLKDTGVSYTYHELENGEHTWKYWQKDLSRALTTMFE, encoded by the coding sequence ATCAGACGCAAAGGAACCATGATTGACAAGGAAATTGAAAGCAGCTATTTAAATGAAACAATGACCCTAAGGCTTTATCAGCCGGAATCATTTTCACCGCTTTACAAGTATCACATTTGTATCGCGCATGACGGAAATGATTACTATCAGCTTGGCAGGCTGGCAACGTTAAGTGATAAGTTGCACAGCAGTGAAGAAATTGCCAATACGATTTTTGTCGGGATCCATTATAAAAATAAATATGACCGCCGGAAAAAATATCATCCGAACGGTGACCAGAACCGTGAATATATTAAATTTCTCGTACATGAGGCAGTCCCCTTCCTGGATAATTTATTACCGACATACCACATGGGTCAGTCCCGCACACTAATGGGAGACTCCCTTGCCGGAACTCTCGCACTGATGACTGCAAGTAATTATCCACATACATTCAGCAATGTAATCATGCAGTCACCATATGTCGATGATACGGTGATTGATGCAGTTCAAAATGCAAAAGGCATTGATACCATTGATATTTACCATACGATTGGTACAGCAGAAACTGCTGTCGAAACTACAGACGGTAAAGTACTCGATTTTGTGGAGCCAAACCGAAAACTGCATAAATTACTGAAGGATACAGGTGTCAGTTACACCTATCATGAATTGGAGAATGGTGAACATACCTGGAAGTATTGGCAAAAAGACTTAAGTCGAGCGTTAACGACGATGTTTGAGTGA